Proteins from one Podarcis raffonei isolate rPodRaf1 chromosome 1, rPodRaf1.pri, whole genome shotgun sequence genomic window:
- the AK7 gene encoding adenylate kinase 7 isoform X1 — protein MSEEEEAVAEAEEIIRSQRIFLNQLDTYGGSNMGRPSYEEGWTEYLASCTVGASLEEVAEEEEEEDEGRSAVEISPLKPKEGIYQVVGTLSQETSTKPDFAVEAYGTSSREELLARLLECDIIIYNITEDVKQIEEAVWAATAIQAESSKFEKQKVFILLSTIMTWARSKPLDPEDPEIPFTEEDYRRRKPHPNFIEHTNAEKTITKLGKIAKSKFNTYVVASGVQYGAEEKLLHYFFKLSWLGETPAIPIFGDGRNAIPTIHIADLAAVLQNIADHRPRTHYLIAVDESIQTFSEIVKCISRNVGPGKTQKVPRENAFLNKDLTQEQLDELLVNLRMEAVYLKENFNIKWVAQAGIVEHIDQVVKEYKQSRGLLPVKICILGPPGVGKTSIAEELCKHYKVHHIKIKDVIAKAIENLEKIVAPKEIVEPEVVEEEEEEEEEAEEEGENIEEAQELLDSVKENMEQNAGRLDDSFVVRFMKEKLMSMPCKNQGYVLDGFPKTYDLAKDLFNLEDDEEEDDLKGKIHHYDKVIISDYVISLNASDEFLKNRIMNLPESVVAGTHYAQDRYLRSLNLFRELNTEDETVLNYFDEIEIHPQYIDVSKFEGLENRVIAKEIIKTIGEPRNYGLTDEELEEFERKQAEERLAREAKEKADLEQKEAEERAQKLANWEEWNKRLEEVKRQEQELLEAQSIPLRNYLMKHVMPTLMQGLNHCCMVRPDDPVDFLAEYLFKNNPEFD, from the exons CCATCTTATGAGGAAGGTTGGACAGAG TATCTAGCGAGCTGTACTGTTGGAGCCTCCCTGGAAGAAgtagcagaggaagaggaagaagaagatgaaggtaGATCAGCTGTTGAAATTTCACCTCTGAAACCAAAGGAAGGAATATACCAAGTAGTGGGAACTCTTTCACAGGAGACTAGTACAAAACCAGATTTTGCTGTGGAAGCATATGGA acaTCTTCTCGAGAAGAGCTGCTAGCTCGCCTGTTAGAGTGTgacattattatttataacatCACTGAAGATGTAAAACAGATTGAGGAAGCAGTCTGGGCAGCAACTG CAATACAAGCGGAATCATCAAAGTTTGAGAAGCAGAAAGTGTTCATTCTGCTTTCAACAATAATGACCTGGGCAAGAAGCAAACCTCTTGATCCG GAAGATCCAGAAATACCTTTCACTGAAGAAGACTATCGTCGAAGAAAACCCCATCCTAATTTTATAGAACACACTAATGCTGAAAAAACTATTACCAAACTTGGAAAAATC GCGAAAAGCAAATTTAATACGTATGTTGTTGCTTCCGGTGTTCAGTATGGAGCTGAAGAAAAACTTTTACACTACTTCTTTAAG TTATCTTGGCTTGGTGAGACTCCGGCAATACCAATTTTTGGAGATGGACGAAATGCTATTCCAACCATTCACATTGCTGACTTAGCAGC AGTGTTACAGAATATAGCAGATCATAGGCCAAGAACACATTACCTTATTGCAGTGGACGAATCAATACAAACTTTTAGTGAAATAGTGAAG TGCATCAGCAGAAATGTTGGtccaggaaaaacacagaaggttcCAAGAGAAAATGCTTTCCTAAACAAAGATTTAACG CAAGAACAGTTGGATGAATTACTTGTGAACTTGCGAATGGAAGCTGTATATTTGAAGGAGAATTTCAACATTAAGTGGGTTGCTCAAGCAGGAATAGTGGAGCACATTGATCAAGTAGTGAAGGAATACAAGCAAAGTCGAGGCTTActg CCCGTCAAGATTTGTATTCTTGGCCCTCCTGGGGTAGGAAAAACTTCCATTGCAGAAGAACTGTGTAAACATTACAAGGTGCACCATATTAAAATAAAGGATGTGATTGCTAAAGCCATAGAAAATTTG GAGAAAATTGTTGCTCCTAAAGAGATAGTAGAGCCTGAAgtggtggaagaggaggaagaagaggaagaagaggcagaagaagaaggggagaacaTAGAAGAAGCCCAGGAATTATTAGATTCAGTTAAAGAAAACATGGAGCAAAATGCAG GTCGTCTGGATGATAGCTTTGTGGTTAGGTTCATGAAAGAAAAGCTAATGTCTATGCCTTGTAAGAACCAAGGATATGTTTTGGATGGGTTTCCAAAGACCTACGACTTGGCAAAGGACCTTTTTAATC ttgaagACGATGAGGAAGAGGATGATCTAAAAGGCAAAATTCATCACTATGACAAAGTAATAATTTCTG ACTATGTAATTTCCTTGAATGCTTCGGATGAATTCCTGAAAAATCGAATCATGAATCTCCCTGAATCTGTTGTTGCTGGAACTCATTATGCTCAGGACCGGTACTTGAGATCCCTGAATCTTTTCAGGGAGTTAAACACAGAAGACGAAACTGTTCTCAACTATTTTGATGAAATAGAAATACACCCACAGTATATTG ATGTATCAAAGTTTGAAGGTCTGGAGAACAGAGTTATAGCGAAAGAAATCATCAAAACTATTGGCGAGCCTCGAAATTATGGTTTGACAGATGAAGAGCTGGAAGAATTTGAACGAAAACAAGCTGAAGAACGCCTTGCAAGAGAAGCTAAAGAAAAGGCTGATTTGGAACAAAAAGAAGCTGAGGAAAGGGCTCAAAAATTGGCAAACTGGGAAGAATGG AATAAACGTTTGGAGGAAGTGAAGCGGCAAGAACAGGAGCTTCTGGAAGCTCAGTCCATTCCGTTGAGAAACTACTTAATGAAGCATGTCATGCCAACACTTATGCAAGGCTTGAATCACTGCTGCATGGTTAGGCCAGATGACCCTGTTGACTTTCTG GCAGAATATCTCTTCAAGAATAATCCTGAATTTGACTAA
- the AK7 gene encoding adenylate kinase 7 isoform X2, producing MSEEEEAVAEAEEIIRSQRIFLNQLDTYGGSNMGRYLASCTVGASLEEVAEEEEEEDEGRSAVEISPLKPKEGIYQVVGTLSQETSTKPDFAVEAYGTSSREELLARLLECDIIIYNITEDVKQIEEAVWAATAIQAESSKFEKQKVFILLSTIMTWARSKPLDPEDPEIPFTEEDYRRRKPHPNFIEHTNAEKTITKLGKIAKSKFNTYVVASGVQYGAEEKLLHYFFKLSWLGETPAIPIFGDGRNAIPTIHIADLAAVLQNIADHRPRTHYLIAVDESIQTFSEIVKCISRNVGPGKTQKVPRENAFLNKDLTQEQLDELLVNLRMEAVYLKENFNIKWVAQAGIVEHIDQVVKEYKQSRGLLPVKICILGPPGVGKTSIAEELCKHYKVHHIKIKDVIAKAIENLEKIVAPKEIVEPEVVEEEEEEEEEAEEEGENIEEAQELLDSVKENMEQNAGRLDDSFVVRFMKEKLMSMPCKNQGYVLDGFPKTYDLAKDLFNLEDDEEEDDLKGKIHHYDKVIISDYVISLNASDEFLKNRIMNLPESVVAGTHYAQDRYLRSLNLFRELNTEDETVLNYFDEIEIHPQYIDVSKFEGLENRVIAKEIIKTIGEPRNYGLTDEELEEFERKQAEERLAREAKEKADLEQKEAEERAQKLANWEEWNKRLEEVKRQEQELLEAQSIPLRNYLMKHVMPTLMQGLNHCCMVRPDDPVDFLAEYLFKNNPEFD from the exons TATCTAGCGAGCTGTACTGTTGGAGCCTCCCTGGAAGAAgtagcagaggaagaggaagaagaagatgaaggtaGATCAGCTGTTGAAATTTCACCTCTGAAACCAAAGGAAGGAATATACCAAGTAGTGGGAACTCTTTCACAGGAGACTAGTACAAAACCAGATTTTGCTGTGGAAGCATATGGA acaTCTTCTCGAGAAGAGCTGCTAGCTCGCCTGTTAGAGTGTgacattattatttataacatCACTGAAGATGTAAAACAGATTGAGGAAGCAGTCTGGGCAGCAACTG CAATACAAGCGGAATCATCAAAGTTTGAGAAGCAGAAAGTGTTCATTCTGCTTTCAACAATAATGACCTGGGCAAGAAGCAAACCTCTTGATCCG GAAGATCCAGAAATACCTTTCACTGAAGAAGACTATCGTCGAAGAAAACCCCATCCTAATTTTATAGAACACACTAATGCTGAAAAAACTATTACCAAACTTGGAAAAATC GCGAAAAGCAAATTTAATACGTATGTTGTTGCTTCCGGTGTTCAGTATGGAGCTGAAGAAAAACTTTTACACTACTTCTTTAAG TTATCTTGGCTTGGTGAGACTCCGGCAATACCAATTTTTGGAGATGGACGAAATGCTATTCCAACCATTCACATTGCTGACTTAGCAGC AGTGTTACAGAATATAGCAGATCATAGGCCAAGAACACATTACCTTATTGCAGTGGACGAATCAATACAAACTTTTAGTGAAATAGTGAAG TGCATCAGCAGAAATGTTGGtccaggaaaaacacagaaggttcCAAGAGAAAATGCTTTCCTAAACAAAGATTTAACG CAAGAACAGTTGGATGAATTACTTGTGAACTTGCGAATGGAAGCTGTATATTTGAAGGAGAATTTCAACATTAAGTGGGTTGCTCAAGCAGGAATAGTGGAGCACATTGATCAAGTAGTGAAGGAATACAAGCAAAGTCGAGGCTTActg CCCGTCAAGATTTGTATTCTTGGCCCTCCTGGGGTAGGAAAAACTTCCATTGCAGAAGAACTGTGTAAACATTACAAGGTGCACCATATTAAAATAAAGGATGTGATTGCTAAAGCCATAGAAAATTTG GAGAAAATTGTTGCTCCTAAAGAGATAGTAGAGCCTGAAgtggtggaagaggaggaagaagaggaagaagaggcagaagaagaaggggagaacaTAGAAGAAGCCCAGGAATTATTAGATTCAGTTAAAGAAAACATGGAGCAAAATGCAG GTCGTCTGGATGATAGCTTTGTGGTTAGGTTCATGAAAGAAAAGCTAATGTCTATGCCTTGTAAGAACCAAGGATATGTTTTGGATGGGTTTCCAAAGACCTACGACTTGGCAAAGGACCTTTTTAATC ttgaagACGATGAGGAAGAGGATGATCTAAAAGGCAAAATTCATCACTATGACAAAGTAATAATTTCTG ACTATGTAATTTCCTTGAATGCTTCGGATGAATTCCTGAAAAATCGAATCATGAATCTCCCTGAATCTGTTGTTGCTGGAACTCATTATGCTCAGGACCGGTACTTGAGATCCCTGAATCTTTTCAGGGAGTTAAACACAGAAGACGAAACTGTTCTCAACTATTTTGATGAAATAGAAATACACCCACAGTATATTG ATGTATCAAAGTTTGAAGGTCTGGAGAACAGAGTTATAGCGAAAGAAATCATCAAAACTATTGGCGAGCCTCGAAATTATGGTTTGACAGATGAAGAGCTGGAAGAATTTGAACGAAAACAAGCTGAAGAACGCCTTGCAAGAGAAGCTAAAGAAAAGGCTGATTTGGAACAAAAAGAAGCTGAGGAAAGGGCTCAAAAATTGGCAAACTGGGAAGAATGG AATAAACGTTTGGAGGAAGTGAAGCGGCAAGAACAGGAGCTTCTGGAAGCTCAGTCCATTCCGTTGAGAAACTACTTAATGAAGCATGTCATGCCAACACTTATGCAAGGCTTGAATCACTGCTGCATGGTTAGGCCAGATGACCCTGTTGACTTTCTG GCAGAATATCTCTTCAAGAATAATCCTGAATTTGACTAA
- the AK7 gene encoding adenylate kinase 7 isoform X3: protein MYLASCTVGASLEEVAEEEEEEDEGRSAVEISPLKPKEGIYQVVGTLSQETSTKPDFAVEAYGTSSREELLARLLECDIIIYNITEDVKQIEEAVWAATAIQAESSKFEKQKVFILLSTIMTWARSKPLDPEDPEIPFTEEDYRRRKPHPNFIEHTNAEKTITKLGKIAKSKFNTYVVASGVQYGAEEKLLHYFFKLSWLGETPAIPIFGDGRNAIPTIHIADLAAVLQNIADHRPRTHYLIAVDESIQTFSEIVKCISRNVGPGKTQKVPRENAFLNKDLTQEQLDELLVNLRMEAVYLKENFNIKWVAQAGIVEHIDQVVKEYKQSRGLLPVKICILGPPGVGKTSIAEELCKHYKVHHIKIKDVIAKAIENLEKIVAPKEIVEPEVVEEEEEEEEEAEEEGENIEEAQELLDSVKENMEQNAGRLDDSFVVRFMKEKLMSMPCKNQGYVLDGFPKTYDLAKDLFNLEDDEEEDDLKGKIHHYDKVIISDYVISLNASDEFLKNRIMNLPESVVAGTHYAQDRYLRSLNLFRELNTEDETVLNYFDEIEIHPQYIDVSKFEGLENRVIAKEIIKTIGEPRNYGLTDEELEEFERKQAEERLAREAKEKADLEQKEAEERAQKLANWEEWNKRLEEVKRQEQELLEAQSIPLRNYLMKHVMPTLMQGLNHCCMVRPDDPVDFLAEYLFKNNPEFD from the exons ATG TATCTAGCGAGCTGTACTGTTGGAGCCTCCCTGGAAGAAgtagcagaggaagaggaagaagaagatgaaggtaGATCAGCTGTTGAAATTTCACCTCTGAAACCAAAGGAAGGAATATACCAAGTAGTGGGAACTCTTTCACAGGAGACTAGTACAAAACCAGATTTTGCTGTGGAAGCATATGGA acaTCTTCTCGAGAAGAGCTGCTAGCTCGCCTGTTAGAGTGTgacattattatttataacatCACTGAAGATGTAAAACAGATTGAGGAAGCAGTCTGGGCAGCAACTG CAATACAAGCGGAATCATCAAAGTTTGAGAAGCAGAAAGTGTTCATTCTGCTTTCAACAATAATGACCTGGGCAAGAAGCAAACCTCTTGATCCG GAAGATCCAGAAATACCTTTCACTGAAGAAGACTATCGTCGAAGAAAACCCCATCCTAATTTTATAGAACACACTAATGCTGAAAAAACTATTACCAAACTTGGAAAAATC GCGAAAAGCAAATTTAATACGTATGTTGTTGCTTCCGGTGTTCAGTATGGAGCTGAAGAAAAACTTTTACACTACTTCTTTAAG TTATCTTGGCTTGGTGAGACTCCGGCAATACCAATTTTTGGAGATGGACGAAATGCTATTCCAACCATTCACATTGCTGACTTAGCAGC AGTGTTACAGAATATAGCAGATCATAGGCCAAGAACACATTACCTTATTGCAGTGGACGAATCAATACAAACTTTTAGTGAAATAGTGAAG TGCATCAGCAGAAATGTTGGtccaggaaaaacacagaaggttcCAAGAGAAAATGCTTTCCTAAACAAAGATTTAACG CAAGAACAGTTGGATGAATTACTTGTGAACTTGCGAATGGAAGCTGTATATTTGAAGGAGAATTTCAACATTAAGTGGGTTGCTCAAGCAGGAATAGTGGAGCACATTGATCAAGTAGTGAAGGAATACAAGCAAAGTCGAGGCTTActg CCCGTCAAGATTTGTATTCTTGGCCCTCCTGGGGTAGGAAAAACTTCCATTGCAGAAGAACTGTGTAAACATTACAAGGTGCACCATATTAAAATAAAGGATGTGATTGCTAAAGCCATAGAAAATTTG GAGAAAATTGTTGCTCCTAAAGAGATAGTAGAGCCTGAAgtggtggaagaggaggaagaagaggaagaagaggcagaagaagaaggggagaacaTAGAAGAAGCCCAGGAATTATTAGATTCAGTTAAAGAAAACATGGAGCAAAATGCAG GTCGTCTGGATGATAGCTTTGTGGTTAGGTTCATGAAAGAAAAGCTAATGTCTATGCCTTGTAAGAACCAAGGATATGTTTTGGATGGGTTTCCAAAGACCTACGACTTGGCAAAGGACCTTTTTAATC ttgaagACGATGAGGAAGAGGATGATCTAAAAGGCAAAATTCATCACTATGACAAAGTAATAATTTCTG ACTATGTAATTTCCTTGAATGCTTCGGATGAATTCCTGAAAAATCGAATCATGAATCTCCCTGAATCTGTTGTTGCTGGAACTCATTATGCTCAGGACCGGTACTTGAGATCCCTGAATCTTTTCAGGGAGTTAAACACAGAAGACGAAACTGTTCTCAACTATTTTGATGAAATAGAAATACACCCACAGTATATTG ATGTATCAAAGTTTGAAGGTCTGGAGAACAGAGTTATAGCGAAAGAAATCATCAAAACTATTGGCGAGCCTCGAAATTATGGTTTGACAGATGAAGAGCTGGAAGAATTTGAACGAAAACAAGCTGAAGAACGCCTTGCAAGAGAAGCTAAAGAAAAGGCTGATTTGGAACAAAAAGAAGCTGAGGAAAGGGCTCAAAAATTGGCAAACTGGGAAGAATGG AATAAACGTTTGGAGGAAGTGAAGCGGCAAGAACAGGAGCTTCTGGAAGCTCAGTCCATTCCGTTGAGAAACTACTTAATGAAGCATGTCATGCCAACACTTATGCAAGGCTTGAATCACTGCTGCATGGTTAGGCCAGATGACCCTGTTGACTTTCTG GCAGAATATCTCTTCAAGAATAATCCTGAATTTGACTAA
- the LOC128407381 gene encoding prothymosin alpha-like: MSDAAVDTSSEISTKDLKEEEEIVEEPENGRDAPENEGNGEQKADNVVDEEEEEEVGEDEEEGEEDGNEAEGPTGKQAAEDDDSDSKKQKTNGDN, translated from the coding sequence ATGTCAGACGCTGCTGTGGATACCAGCTCTGAGATCTCCACCAAGGacttgaaagaggaggaggaaattgtGGAAGAGCCAGAAAATGGCAGAGATGCCCCCGAGAACGAGGGAAATGGGGAGCAGAAAGCAGACAATGTAgtagatgaggaagaagaagaagaagttggcgAGGACgaggaagaaggtgaagaagatggCAATGAGGCTGAGGGAcccacagggaagcaggcagctgAGGATGATGACAGCGATTCCAAGAAGCAGAAAACCAATGGAGACAATTAG